A region of Deltaproteobacteria bacterium DNA encodes the following proteins:
- a CDS encoding TIGR03619 family F420-dependent LLM class oxidoreductase, protein MSDALPKLGVSLGALNPSAHLDVTLEAERLGFESVWMPEHLVFPATMSGSPYPGAEHPPVPAHTPVYDAFAWLSFLAAKTSRIRLGTNVYLLGIRHPFVAARSIATLDIVSNGRADIGIGAGWLRSEWDAAGLDPRTRGRRLDEALAVCKRLWSEREIEHHGEFYSFAPVLFEPKPAQKPWPRIHVGGESEAALTHAARDADGWIGMAHTLASVRAPLATIAAVRDRYERWHEPFEITVMGEVTSRDDLARWGEAGVTRVIVAPWKRTRDAADGLRRLAEAVF, encoded by the coding sequence GTGAGCGACGCGCTCCCGAAGCTCGGCGTCTCCCTCGGCGCGCTCAATCCGAGTGCGCATCTCGACGTGACGCTCGAGGCCGAGCGCCTCGGCTTCGAGTCGGTGTGGATGCCGGAGCATCTCGTGTTCCCCGCCACGATGTCCGGCTCGCCGTACCCCGGCGCGGAGCACCCGCCGGTGCCGGCGCACACGCCGGTGTACGACGCCTTCGCGTGGCTCAGCTTTCTCGCGGCGAAGACGTCGCGCATTCGGCTCGGCACGAACGTCTATTTGTTAGGGATTCGGCACCCGTTCGTGGCGGCGCGCTCGATCGCGACGCTCGACATCGTGTCGAACGGTCGCGCGGACATCGGAATTGGCGCGGGCTGGCTGCGCAGCGAGTGGGACGCGGCGGGGCTCGATCCGCGCACGCGGGGACGGCGGCTCGATGAGGCGCTGGCGGTGTGCAAGCGCCTGTGGAGCGAGCGCGAGATCGAGCATCACGGCGAGTTCTACTCGTTCGCGCCGGTGCTGTTCGAGCCGAAGCCGGCGCAGAAGCCGTGGCCGCGCATCCACGTCGGCGGCGAGAGCGAGGCAGCGCTGACGCACGCGGCGCGCGATGCGGACGGCTGGATCGGCATGGCGCACACACTCGCGTCGGTGCGCGCGCCGCTCGCGACGATCGCCGCCGTGCGCGATCGCTACGAGCGCTGGCACGAGCCGTTCGAGATCACGGTGATGGGCGAAGTCACTTCGCGCGACGACCTCGCGCGCTGGGGCGAGGCGGGCGTGACGCGCGTGATCGTGGCGCCGTGGAAGCGCACGCGGGATGCGGCGGACGGCTTGCGCCGGCTCGCGGAGGCGGTCTTCTAG
- a CDS encoding cyclase family protein, with the protein PWSAQHDGVAGLHAECVPWLRERDIAVLGCDGISDALPGLGIPSWPIPVHQCTLVAMGVHLLDNLRLDTLMAACAREQRWEFQLTVAPLRVERGTGSPVNPVAVL; encoded by the coding sequence CCCTGGAGCGCGCAGCACGACGGCGTCGCGGGCCTGCACGCCGAGTGCGTGCCGTGGCTGCGCGAGCGCGACATCGCGGTGCTCGGCTGCGACGGCATCTCCGATGCGCTGCCCGGCCTCGGCATCCCGAGCTGGCCCATCCCGGTGCATCAATGCACGCTCGTCGCGATGGGCGTGCATCTGCTCGACAACCTGCGCCTCGACACGCTGATGGCGGCGTGCGCGCGCGAGCAGCGCTGGGAGTTTCAACTGACCGTCGCGCCGCTGCGCGTCGAGCGCGGGACGGGGAGCCCGGTGAATCCGGTGGCGGTGCTTTGA
- a CDS encoding TlpA family protein disulfide reductase, translated as MRRTLAAIALALLCAAPASAREVGEKLAPDLVLGVDRAGQPVTAGSFSGKPVLIMFWATWCSDCAHELPVAEALQKRWGERAVVLGISTDASARDLKKYLRKNAHKLTFAVSHDRSGVARSFGVREIPTNLLVDASGVVRWKRVGFDEKWLKELAEALRELTPQQAGESAAAGS; from the coding sequence ATGCGCCGCACGCTCGCTGCGATCGCACTCGCCCTGCTCTGCGCGGCGCCCGCGTCCGCGCGCGAAGTCGGCGAGAAGCTCGCGCCCGACCTCGTGCTCGGCGTCGACCGCGCGGGTCAGCCCGTCACGGCGGGAAGCTTCTCAGGCAAGCCCGTGCTGATCATGTTCTGGGCGACGTGGTGCAGCGACTGCGCGCACGAGCTGCCCGTCGCGGAGGCGCTGCAGAAGCGCTGGGGCGAACGCGCGGTGGTGCTCGGCATCAGCACGGACGCGAGCGCGCGCGACCTTAAGAAGTACCTGCGCAAGAACGCGCACAAGCTCACGTTCGCCGTGAGCCACGACAGGAGCGGCGTCGCGCGCAGCTTCGGCGTGCGCGAGATCCCGACGAACTTGCTCGTGGATGCGAGCGGCGTGGTGCGCTGGAAGCGCGTGGGCTTCGACGAGAAGTGGCTGAAGGAGCTGGCCGAGGCGCTGCGCGAGCTCACGCCGCAGCAGGCTGGCGAGAGCGCGGCCGCCGGCTCGTGA
- a CDS encoding VOC family protein: MPIRGIDHVAITVSDVESTVSWYSRVLGANPMYLAEWRAGKIPVVILQIGANRLSVHAAAAPAKPHAEKPTPGAVDICFRWDGPLSDAIAHVSAFGIEIEEGPAPRPAADGMRGESIYFRDRDGNLLELLSTE; encoded by the coding sequence ATGCCGATCCGCGGAATCGATCACGTGGCGATCACGGTGAGCGACGTCGAGTCCACCGTGTCCTGGTACTCGCGCGTGCTCGGCGCGAACCCGATGTACCTCGCCGAGTGGCGCGCGGGAAAAATCCCCGTCGTGATCCTTCAGATCGGCGCGAACCGCCTCAGCGTGCACGCAGCCGCTGCGCCGGCGAAGCCGCACGCGGAGAAGCCGACGCCCGGCGCGGTCGACATCTGCTTCCGCTGGGACGGCCCGCTCAGCGACGCGATCGCGCACGTGAGCGCGTTCGGCATCGAGATCGAAGAAGGCCCCGCGCCGCGCCCCGCAGCCGATGGCATGCGCGGCGAATCGATCTACTTCCGCGACCGCGACGGCAACTTGCTGGAGTTGCTGTCGACGGAGTGA
- a CDS encoding nitroreductase family protein, whose protein sequence is MDVIEAMETTRAIRYLKPDPVPRALIERVIYAATRASSPGNSQGWDFVVVSDRATKERIGPVLRERMLPMVQAMPAPPGMVGRMLGGAQHLLRSFEDVPVWVFVCGRKVYPPGAGTEQMMLAALYPAAQNLIVAARALGLGSTFTTFQLAAEAEMRAAMNLPSDVSIGVCIALGYPDRPFGPVARKPVSEVVHWEKW, encoded by the coding sequence GTGGACGTGATCGAAGCGATGGAGACCACGCGGGCGATTCGATACTTGAAGCCCGACCCGGTGCCGCGCGCGCTGATCGAGCGCGTGATCTACGCGGCGACGCGCGCGTCGAGCCCGGGCAACTCGCAGGGCTGGGACTTCGTCGTCGTCAGCGACCGCGCGACGAAAGAGCGCATCGGGCCGGTGCTGCGCGAGCGGATGCTGCCGATGGTGCAGGCGATGCCCGCGCCGCCCGGCATGGTCGGTCGCATGCTCGGCGGCGCGCAGCACCTGCTGCGCAGCTTCGAGGACGTGCCGGTGTGGGTGTTCGTGTGCGGGCGCAAGGTGTATCCGCCCGGCGCCGGCACGGAGCAGATGATGCTCGCCGCGCTCTATCCCGCGGCGCAGAACCTGATCGTGGCGGCGCGCGCGCTCGGCCTCGGCAGCACGTTCACCACGTTCCAGCTCGCAGCCGAAGCCGAGATGCGCGCCGCGATGAATCTGCCGAGCGACGTCTCGATCGGCGTGTGCATCGCGCTCGGCTACCCGGACCGCCCGTTCGGCCCGGTCGCGCGCAAGCCCGTGAGCGAGGTCGTGCACTGGGAGAAGTGGTGA
- a CDS encoding cytochrome P450: protein MKRLEDVPGPTLWAADGAYWAYRWLSDPADAHITMRARFGPRFRLPSNKPGWNLVLADAESVRELLALDPRCFAEPAIGREALSAVLGSESVFLLAGDRHRRARQLLGPAIIGERLGGLLEMMWRTVQRWTLAGSTTGVVDLLPAMRDITLEVMLHALLDPISDEELARSRSVLRAPLDDAPARLLFLPALQRSWLPAWRRFEALRSARDAFLLERVRTAEPATDGGLLSRLVQRNPREPAEQLRDHLVTMLVAGHDTTAMVAACALDALARDPKIASELREELGDEGTPKRLAAKTPLLDAVCKEALRVFPVATEAVRTVGSEKVAVGEVELEPGTNVFIAIPAVHKDADLYPSPQQFDPARFLRRPYESHEFLPFGAGHRLCLGWALATLELRCVIATVVTACDLAPVTSRRPKLRRYNLGMGPDTQVPVRLTRR from the coding sequence TTGAAGCGGCTCGAGGATGTCCCGGGGCCAACACTCTGGGCCGCCGACGGTGCCTACTGGGCGTATCGATGGCTCTCCGATCCTGCCGATGCGCACATCACGATGCGCGCTCGTTTCGGGCCGCGCTTCAGACTCCCATCGAACAAGCCCGGCTGGAACCTCGTGCTCGCCGACGCCGAATCGGTACGCGAGCTGTTGGCCCTCGACCCCCGATGCTTCGCTGAGCCAGCAATTGGGCGCGAAGCCCTGAGCGCAGTGCTCGGGAGCGAGTCGGTCTTCCTCCTCGCCGGAGACCGACATCGGCGCGCGCGGCAGTTGTTGGGACCGGCGATCATCGGGGAGCGGCTTGGCGGCCTGCTAGAGATGATGTGGAGAACCGTGCAACGGTGGACCCTCGCAGGGTCGACCACCGGAGTCGTCGACCTCCTGCCAGCAATGCGCGACATCACGCTCGAGGTGATGTTGCACGCGCTGCTCGATCCCATCTCGGATGAGGAGCTTGCTCGCAGTCGGAGTGTGTTGCGGGCGCCGCTCGACGACGCACCGGCGCGCCTCCTGTTCTTGCCAGCGCTCCAGCGCAGCTGGCTACCGGCATGGCGCCGCTTCGAGGCTCTTCGCAGTGCGCGCGACGCGTTCCTCTTGGAGCGCGTGCGCACAGCTGAGCCCGCGACGGATGGGGGGCTTCTGTCGCGGCTCGTCCAGCGCAATCCGCGCGAGCCCGCGGAACAGTTGCGCGACCACCTCGTGACGATGCTCGTCGCCGGCCACGACACGACCGCGATGGTCGCCGCGTGCGCGCTGGACGCGCTCGCGCGAGATCCGAAGATCGCGAGCGAGCTGCGTGAGGAACTCGGCGACGAAGGCACTCCGAAGAGGCTCGCTGCGAAGACGCCTCTGCTGGACGCGGTATGCAAAGAGGCGCTGCGTGTGTTCCCCGTTGCGACCGAGGCCGTGCGCACCGTGGGCTCCGAGAAGGTCGCAGTGGGCGAGGTTGAGCTGGAGCCGGGTACGAACGTTTTCATCGCGATACCGGCAGTACACAAAGACGCCGACCTCTATCCGTCTCCACAACAGTTCGACCCGGCGCGGTTCCTGCGCCGGCCGTATGAGTCGCATGAGTTTCTGCCGTTCGGCGCGGGCCACCGTTTGTGTTTGGGATGGGCACTCGCAACGCTCGAGCTTCGCTGCGTGATCGCGACCGTCGTGACCGCCTGCGACCTCGCGCCCGTGACCTCGCGCCGACCGAAGCTCCGCCGGTACAACCTCGGAATGGGCCCGGACACGCAAGTCCCGGTGAGGCTGACGCGGCGGTAG
- a CDS encoding GHMP kinase, whose protein sequence is MANGAEIFVPWRLCLLGEHSDWAATHRRTHPDIPRGACLVTGTNHGLAAAAERSDALVIETELADGSCPAPFRVDAAPTALEGAARERGFFSYAAGTAAVVAERYAVRGLALRIRSSLPVGRGLSSSAAICVLVARAYSRAYELGLTERDEMELAYQGERRARSECGRMDQICAFGRRASLLAFDGDDMEIEPIATRTPIPLLVVDLRAGKDTRRILADLNACFPAAPGRVAANVRDALGAKNLALVANARGAIEAGDAAQLGALMREAMALFDAQIAPASAELAAPKLHAVLAHDAVRALAHGGKGVGSGGDGSAQLVARGEAERAQLAARLERDLGVACLPLDLGAPAVAAPAAHRARTPS, encoded by the coding sequence GTGGCGAACGGCGCCGAGATCTTCGTGCCGTGGCGGCTCTGCCTGCTCGGGGAGCACTCCGATTGGGCCGCGACCCATCGCCGCACGCATCCCGATATTCCGCGCGGCGCGTGTCTCGTGACCGGCACGAATCACGGCCTCGCGGCGGCTGCGGAGCGCAGCGACGCGCTCGTGATCGAGACCGAGCTGGCGGACGGCTCGTGCCCCGCGCCCTTTCGCGTCGACGCGGCGCCGACTGCGCTCGAGGGCGCTGCGCGCGAGCGCGGCTTTTTCAGCTACGCGGCCGGCACCGCGGCGGTGGTCGCCGAGCGCTACGCCGTGCGCGGCCTCGCGCTGCGCATTCGCAGCAGCCTGCCCGTCGGCCGCGGGCTCTCCTCGTCCGCCGCGATCTGCGTGCTCGTCGCGCGCGCCTACTCGCGCGCGTACGAGCTCGGCCTCACGGAGCGCGATGAGATGGAGCTCGCTTATCAGGGTGAGCGCCGCGCGCGCTCGGAGTGCGGGCGCATGGACCAGATCTGCGCGTTCGGACGCCGCGCGAGCCTGCTCGCGTTCGACGGGGACGACATGGAGATCGAGCCGATCGCCACGCGCACGCCGATCCCGCTGCTCGTCGTGGACCTGCGCGCCGGCAAGGACACGCGCCGGATCCTCGCGGACCTGAACGCGTGCTTCCCCGCAGCGCCCGGCCGCGTCGCCGCGAACGTGCGCGACGCCCTCGGCGCGAAGAACCTCGCGCTCGTCGCGAACGCGCGTGGTGCGATCGAAGCGGGCGATGCCGCCCAGCTCGGCGCACTCATGCGCGAGGCCATGGCGCTCTTCGACGCGCAGATCGCGCCCGCCAGCGCCGAGCTCGCGGCCCCGAAGCTCCACGCGGTGCTCGCCCACGACGCGGTGCGCGCGCTCGCGCATGGCGGCAAAGGCGTCGGCAGCGGCGGCGACGGCTCCGCGCAGCTCGTAGCGCGGGGCGAAGCGGAGCGCGCGCAGCTTGCCGCGCGACTCGAGCGCGATCTCGGCGTCGCGTGTCTGCCGCTCGACCTCGGAGCTCCTGCGGTCGCGGCACCGGCCGCGCACCGCGCGCGAACGCCCAGCTAG
- a CDS encoding CoA transferase — translation MAVSAPLAGIRVVDLTRYLAGPFCTQLLADYGADVVRVESPRGREFRTPGATRDAYFFLSANRGKRALALDIAKPEAREVLGRLIARADVLVENFRPGVLAALGFPPNELIARHPRLVVCSISGFGATGPYARRPGFDQIAQGMSGLMSITGTRESGPTRSGVAISDLLAGTFAAHGIQLALLARERTGRGQLVETSLLEATLGVLTWAAGQFFESGVSPGPAGQHHPLSSPYGRFRARDGFMNIAAGNDAMWEKLARALGREAWLRDERFAASPARVRNRDALTGEIEAALASRDVAHWVELLNAAGVPAGPVLGLAEVFADPQVAAREMHVALPHPELGTFHTTGLPVKLSETPGAIARRPPLHGEHTRELLREAGYDDAQIEALAARGAVKLASAPR, via the coding sequence TTGGCCGTGAGCGCGCCTCTCGCCGGCATCCGCGTCGTGGACCTAACGCGCTACCTCGCGGGGCCGTTCTGCACGCAGTTGCTTGCCGACTACGGGGCCGACGTGGTGCGCGTCGAGTCGCCGCGCGGACGCGAGTTCCGCACGCCCGGCGCCACGCGCGACGCGTACTTCTTTCTCTCCGCGAACCGCGGTAAGCGCGCGCTCGCGCTCGACATCGCGAAGCCCGAGGCACGCGAGGTGTTGGGGCGCCTGATCGCGCGCGCCGACGTGCTCGTCGAGAACTTCCGCCCCGGCGTGCTCGCGGCGCTCGGCTTCCCGCCGAACGAGCTGATCGCGCGCCACCCGCGCCTCGTCGTGTGCAGCATCTCGGGCTTCGGCGCGACGGGTCCGTATGCGCGCCGGCCAGGCTTCGACCAGATCGCGCAGGGCATGAGCGGACTCATGTCGATCACCGGCACGCGCGAGAGCGGGCCGACGCGCAGCGGCGTCGCGATCTCGGACCTGCTCGCGGGCACGTTCGCGGCGCACGGCATCCAGCTTGCGTTGCTTGCACGAGAGCGCACGGGCCGCGGGCAGCTCGTCGAGACTTCGCTGCTCGAAGCCACGCTGGGCGTTCTCACCTGGGCGGCGGGCCAGTTCTTCGAGAGCGGCGTGAGCCCCGGTCCCGCGGGCCAGCACCACCCGCTCTCGTCGCCCTACGGGAGATTCCGCGCGCGAGACGGTTTCATGAACATCGCCGCGGGCAACGACGCGATGTGGGAGAAGCTCGCGCGCGCGCTGGGTCGCGAGGCATGGCTGCGCGATGAGCGCTTCGCCGCCTCGCCCGCGCGCGTGCGCAATCGCGATGCGCTGACGGGCGAGATCGAGGCTGCGCTCGCGAGCCGCGACGTCGCGCACTGGGTGGAGCTGCTCAACGCGGCCGGCGTGCCTGCGGGCCCCGTGCTCGGGCTCGCCGAGGTGTTCGCGGATCCGCAGGTCGCGGCGCGCGAGATGCACGTCGCGCTCCCGCATCCCGAGCTCGGCACGTTCCACACGACGGGCTTGCCGGTGAAGCTCTCCGAGACACCCGGCGCGATTGCGCGCCGCCCGCCGCTGCACGGCGAGCACACGCGCGAGCTGCTGCGCGAGGCGGGCTACGACGACGCGCAGATCGAGGCGCTCGCAGCGCGCGGCGCCGTGAAGCTCGCCAGCGCGCCGCGATAA
- a CDS encoding acyl-CoA dehydrogenase family protein, with product MDLTFGPEYEELRKRVEAFCKQSWPKSGGTEREQAIAWRKEAIAAGFLSRTVPKQYGGGGQRPDILAETVIRQAFAAAGVPYRASVQGTHMLVPTLLEVGSEEQRQTYIAKTLTGELNWCQGYSEPGSGSDLASLKSSARLEGDEWVINGQKIWTSNATVADMMFGLFRTEPDAPKHGGISYLLLDMRTPGIDVRPLKMMQGGEDFCEVFFDDVRTPAKNIVGKRGEGWSVSRATLKHERMLIGDSGGAKQLFEGLLGLARRTTRNGQPATKDPLVRQRLAEIEGYLAAQEYAGARMITAIAKGRDASVIGEMLTAKLYATNIGQMLAKLAMDLLGERGLEEPRHGEADMGYRDFTDGRWVSQYMMSLSTAIAGGASNIQRNIIGERLLGLPRDKMPAGH from the coding sequence ATGGACCTCACGTTCGGGCCCGAGTACGAAGAGCTCCGCAAGCGGGTCGAGGCGTTCTGCAAGCAGAGCTGGCCGAAGAGCGGCGGCACCGAGCGCGAGCAGGCGATCGCTTGGCGCAAGGAAGCGATCGCTGCGGGCTTTCTGAGTCGCACGGTGCCGAAGCAGTACGGCGGCGGCGGGCAGCGGCCCGACATCCTCGCGGAGACGGTGATTCGCCAAGCGTTCGCGGCGGCCGGCGTGCCGTATCGCGCCTCGGTGCAAGGCACGCACATGCTCGTGCCGACGCTGCTCGAGGTCGGCAGCGAGGAGCAGCGCCAGACCTACATCGCGAAGACGCTCACCGGCGAGCTCAACTGGTGTCAGGGCTACAGCGAGCCCGGCTCGGGCAGCGACCTCGCGTCGCTGAAGTCGAGCGCGCGCCTCGAGGGCGATGAGTGGGTGATCAACGGCCAGAAGATCTGGACGAGCAACGCCACGGTGGCGGACATGATGTTCGGGCTGTTCCGCACCGAGCCCGACGCGCCCAAGCACGGCGGCATCTCGTACTTGTTATTGGACATGCGAACGCCCGGCATCGACGTGCGACCGCTCAAGATGATGCAAGGCGGCGAGGACTTCTGTGAGGTCTTCTTCGACGACGTGCGCACGCCCGCGAAGAACATCGTGGGCAAGCGCGGCGAAGGCTGGAGCGTCTCGCGCGCGACGCTGAAGCACGAGCGCATGCTGATCGGCGACAGCGGCGGTGCGAAGCAGTTGTTCGAGGGCCTGCTCGGCCTCGCGCGCCGCACGACGCGGAACGGCCAGCCCGCGACTAAGGATCCGCTCGTGCGCCAGCGCCTCGCCGAGATCGAGGGCTACCTCGCGGCGCAGGAGTACGCCGGCGCGCGCATGATCACGGCGATCGCGAAGGGCCGCGACGCGAGCGTGATCGGCGAGATGCTCACCGCGAAGCTCTACGCGACGAACATCGGGCAGATGCTCGCGAAGCTCGCGATGGACCTGCTCGGCGAGCGCGGCCTCGAGGAGCCTCGCCATGGCGAGGCCGACATGGGCTACCGCGACTTCACCGATGGCCGCTGGGTCTCGCAGTACATGATGTCGCTCAGCACCGCGATCGCCGGCGGCGCCAGCAACATCCAGCGCAACATCATCGGCGAGCGCCTGCTCGGGCTGCCGCGCGACAAGATGCCGGCCGGGCACTGA
- a CDS encoding CoA transferase, whose amino-acid sequence MAGPLAGIKIVDCSQIVSGPFAVMILADQGAEVIKVEPPGYGDLMRVGPYYRGGLAAFFTNVNRNKRCIVLDLTKLEGREILLKLVADADVFVQNWRPGAAERLGLGWEDLRKINPRLIYCSVSGYGPTGPYSDRRVYDPIIQGITGHVAIQKNPDVPIPDLVRNIVADKSTSWTAAQAITAALFARLRGTAGGQHIQVPMIDASLFFFWPDGMMKHTLVGEAERQLPVLYDIYRIYQTADGYLIYFTASESEFHGLFRALGKPEWCTDPRFATPQERSKAENRELLGGMILEEIAKWPTRELIARMAAEQVPVGPVNSIEEMLVDPQIVHNDSWFEAEHPSAGKLRMPRPVARFSETPQEVRRLPPLHGEHTAEVLRELGIDDGAQAKLRAEGVIP is encoded by the coding sequence ATGGCTGGACCGCTGGCAGGCATCAAGATCGTCGACTGCTCACAGATCGTGTCCGGTCCGTTCGCGGTGATGATCCTCGCGGATCAGGGCGCGGAAGTGATCAAGGTCGAGCCGCCCGGCTACGGCGACCTGATGCGCGTCGGGCCCTACTACCGCGGCGGCCTCGCGGCGTTCTTCACCAACGTGAACCGCAACAAGCGCTGCATCGTGCTCGACCTCACGAAACTCGAGGGCCGCGAGATCCTGCTGAAGCTCGTCGCGGACGCCGACGTGTTCGTGCAGAACTGGCGGCCCGGCGCGGCCGAGCGATTAGGTCTCGGTTGGGAGGATCTCCGCAAGATCAACCCGCGCCTCATCTACTGCTCGGTGAGCGGCTATGGCCCGACGGGCCCGTACAGCGACCGCCGCGTGTACGACCCGATCATCCAAGGCATTACGGGCCACGTCGCGATCCAGAAGAACCCCGACGTTCCGATCCCGGACCTCGTGCGCAACATCGTCGCCGACAAGTCCACCTCGTGGACCGCGGCGCAGGCGATCACCGCGGCGCTGTTCGCGCGCCTGCGCGGAACGGCGGGCGGCCAGCACATCCAGGTGCCGATGATCGACGCGTCGCTCTTCTTCTTCTGGCCCGACGGGATGATGAAGCACACGCTCGTCGGCGAGGCCGAGCGCCAGCTGCCCGTGCTCTACGACATCTATCGCATCTATCAAACCGCAGACGGGTACCTGATCTACTTCACCGCGAGCGAGTCCGAGTTCCACGGGCTGTTCCGTGCGCTCGGCAAACCCGAGTGGTGCACGGACCCGCGCTTCGCCACGCCGCAGGAGCGCTCGAAGGCCGAGAACCGCGAGCTGCTCGGCGGCATGATCCTCGAGGAGATCGCGAAGTGGCCGACGCGCGAGCTGATCGCGCGCATGGCGGCGGAGCAGGTGCCGGTCGGGCCGGTGAACTCGATCGAGGAAATGCTCGTCGACCCGCAGATCGTGCACAACGACTCGTGGTTCGAGGCCGAGCACCCGAGCGCGGGCAAGCTGCGCATGCCGCGGCCCGTCGCGCGCTTCAGCGAGACGCCGCAGGAGGTGCGCCGCCTGCCTCCGCTGCACGGCGAGCACACGGCCGAGGTGCTGCGCGAGCTCGGCATCGACGACGGCGCGCAGGCGAAGCTGCGCGCCGAGGGCGTGATTCCGTAA
- a CDS encoding nitronate monooxygenase: protein MFGIDVPIVLAGMGGASAPELAAAVSNAGGLGILGAAACSESELREWIARTRKLTSKPFGVDTLLPASVRRGTFNKPAAKGKSPQELLPEYLEFAREFMEREGLKPVERPAMRGGFSNDLFEAQMRVVIEEKVPVYAAGLGDPGPFIEALHRNGTKVMAVVGAVRHARKVAASGVDVIVAQGHDAGGHNSPVGTMALIPQVVDAVGDIPVLGAGGIVDGRGVAAAMMLGAQGVWVGSAFLATHEANIEEFQKKAIVESSEEGTTITRSVTGKPARYIKSKWTQAWVDAGIEPLPMPYQGAVSGPVQAAAFQQGRGDIAPGFAGQGIGMISSIRPAREVLRDLVEGAEQALEDAARFVRA, encoded by the coding sequence CTGTTCGGCATCGACGTGCCGATCGTGCTGGCCGGCATGGGCGGCGCCTCCGCCCCCGAGCTCGCGGCCGCCGTCTCGAACGCGGGCGGCCTCGGCATCCTCGGCGCTGCGGCCTGCAGCGAGAGCGAGCTGCGCGAGTGGATCGCGCGCACGCGCAAGCTCACGAGCAAGCCGTTCGGCGTGGACACGCTGCTGCCCGCGTCCGTGCGCCGCGGCACGTTCAACAAGCCCGCGGCTAAGGGGAAGTCGCCGCAGGAGCTGCTGCCCGAGTACCTCGAGTTCGCGCGCGAGTTCATGGAGCGGGAAGGGCTGAAGCCCGTAGAGCGACCGGCGATGCGCGGTGGCTTTTCGAACGATCTGTTCGAGGCGCAGATGCGCGTCGTGATCGAGGAGAAGGTGCCGGTGTACGCCGCGGGCCTCGGCGACCCCGGCCCCTTCATCGAGGCGTTGCATCGCAACGGGACGAAGGTGATGGCGGTCGTCGGCGCGGTGCGGCACGCGCGCAAGGTCGCCGCGAGCGGCGTCGACGTGATCGTCGCGCAGGGTCACGACGCGGGCGGCCATAACAGCCCCGTCGGCACGATGGCGCTGATCCCGCAGGTGGTGGACGCCGTGGGCGACATCCCCGTGTTGGGAGCGGGCGGCATCGTGGACGGCCGCGGCGTCGCGGCGGCGATGATGCTCGGCGCGCAGGGCGTGTGGGTCGGCAGCGCGTTCCTCGCCACGCACGAGGCGAACATCGAGGAGTTCCAGAAGAAGGCGATCGTCGAGTCGAGCGAAGAAGGCACCACGATCACGCGCTCCGTGACCGGCAAGCCCGCGCGGTACATCAAGTCGAAGTGGACGCAGGCCTGGGTCGACGCCGGCATCGAGCCGCTGCCGATGCCTTATCAGGGCGCGGTTAGCGGACCGGTACAAGCGGCGGCGTTCCAGCAAGGCCGCGGCGACATCGCGCCGGGCTTCGCAGGCCAGGGCATCGGCATGATCAGCTCCATCCGCCCCGCGCGCGAAGTGCTGCGCGATCTCGTGGAGGGCGCAGAGCAGGCGCTCGAGGACGCGGCGAGATTCGTGCGGGCGTGA